The genomic segment GTATGTAAGCAGATTCTACAAACGAAGCATGGGTCGGGAGAGGACGAGTCAAGAGGGgaaacagggaggcctgtcagGAGAGAGATCCAGGAGTGATGGTGGCTTAGAGCCTGGTCCAATGGCCCTCCCTCGGGCTGTGTTGTGCAGGTAAAGTGGTTGCTTGCCGGCATGTtggaggtggagggaggaagggtCTGGCTCATGTGTtctcccccaccctaccccagaTCCGAGGCTCCCGGGCACGAGCCCTGCCTGACCGGGCCCTGGTGAACTGTCAATACAGTTCTGCAACCTTCAGCACAGGCGAGCGCAAGCGGCGGCCACACGGGGACCGCAAGTCCTGCGAGATGGGTCTGCAGCTGCGTCAGACCTTCGAGGCAGCCATCCTTACACAGCTGCACCCACGCTCCCAGATTGACATCTATGTGCAGGTGAGCAGGCAGCAAcctcagcctggggaggggagagagagaagaggaggggttGGAGTTTAGCGgtttgaaggactgatgccacTGGGGGGGTTCCTGCAGGTGCTGCAGGCAGACGGCGGGACCTACGCAGCTTGTGTGAATGCAGCCACGCTGGCAGTGTTGGACGCGGGGATACCCATGCGGGACtttgtgtgtgcctgctcagctGGCTTTGTGGATGGAACGGCCTTGGCAGACCTCAGCCACGTGGAGGAAGCAGCTGGGGGCCCCCAGCTGGCCCTGGCCCTGCTACCAGCCTCAGGCCAGATTGCACTGCTTGAGATggatgccaggctgcatgaagacCACCTGGAGCAGGTGCTAGAGGCCGCTGCCCGGGCTTCCCGGGATGTACACACCGTACTGGACCGTGTGGTCCGGCAGCATGTACAAGAGGCCTCTGTCTTGCTCGGGGACTGAGCACATGGCCACCCAGGCCCAGAATAAAACCCAAGCACCTTCCACTGTATTTTTGTCTCTCCCCACCGAACTTCCTTGTCCTTGGATCCTGGCCTGGTGCTGGTTCCAGCAATGACTAAGGATGCATCCCCCAGACATGCACTACACACCTCTTGCAGCCTCAGTCATGCTCACCAGGGTGCTTCAGGTGAGCACCCTGAAGAAGGGGGATGTCCCTGGATGAAGTGAGCAGTCTGGGCCAAGAAGGGATTGAGGCATCTGGGCACTGAGACACAGCCTGGTATAACGTGCCACGCCCCGGGACCATGGAGTCTGTCGTTCGCATCCCAACACATCCAGAGTCCTGAGCACAAGTCCTGAGGGGTGGCTTTGGGTATTCACCGTGGTCACGTGGGGGGCCGTGTCCCACATCCTCTGGATTGTGGCTTGGACTGAAGGGTCTCTTGCCCCCTAGGAGCCCTTTGGGCCTGTCCTGCTACttcccttgggctccaaaagtaCAACAGACACATAGTGTCACCTGGAGTCTTCTCAGTTCTGACCCTAAGTCAGTCAGACACTCCCTGCTGCCCCACCACTGCACCTTGCTCTTCAGGCTCCCCCTTCTTCCACCTCAGACCTGACTGAGCCCTGATCACCAGCCCCTGCAGCCTGAACCAAGGGACTGCTGCTTCTGTAATATCCCAGGCACCTCCTGGGCCGGACAGGGGTGCTTCCCACTTTCTATTCAACACACCCCAGCTCCTTTGAAACCCCTTGGCCAGTAGTCTCATGCACCTTCTTCCCTGTGGTCATCTGACCCCAATGATCTTGGTTCTGGGTACATGCTTGATTCCACTCGGCTGTTGGTGACCGACATCCATAGGAATG from the Cervus canadensis isolate Bull #8, Minnesota chromosome 12, ASM1932006v1, whole genome shotgun sequence genome contains:
- the EXOSC4 gene encoding exosome complex component RRP41, with protein sequence MAGLELLSDQGYRVDGRRAGELRKIQARMGVFAQADGSAYIEQGNTKALAVVYGPHEIRGSRARALPDRALVNCQYSSATFSTGERKRRPHGDRKSCEMGLQLRQTFEAAILTQLHPRSQIDIYVQVLQADGGTYAACVNAATLAVLDAGIPMRDFVCACSAGFVDGTALADLSHVEEAAGGPQLALALLPASGQIALLEMDARLHEDHLEQVLEAAARASRDVHTVLDRVVRQHVQEASVLLGD